From a region of the Betta splendens chromosome 5, fBetSpl5.4, whole genome shotgun sequence genome:
- the c1ql4b gene encoding complement C1q-like protein 4, protein MVLVLLVAIPLLVHTTKGAGSGGGGTHYEMLGSCKMVCDTFTPPQGELTVASPQPPDFPNRRGKQGFKGGPGLPGPPGPKGPPGPPGDPGKPGPPGPPGPGPGGYGSSFYSPKIAFYAGLRKQHEGSEILKFDDVVTNVGNYYEPSTGKFTCPLPGIYYFTYHVLMRGGDGTSMWADLKKNGQVRASAIAQDADQNYDYASNSVILHLDVGDEVCVQLDGGKVHGGNTNKYSTFSGFLIYPD, encoded by the exons AtggtcctggtcctgctggtgGCCATTCCCTTATTGGTCCACACCACCAAAGGGGCAGGGTCTGGGGGAGGGGGAACGCACTACGAGATGCTCGGGAGCTGCAAGATGGTGTGTGACACTTTCACCCCCCCACAGGGAGAGCTGACGGTTGCCTCCCCTCAGCCCCCAGACTTTCCAAACCGGAGGGGCAAACAGGGCTTCAAAGGAGGCCCTGGACTTCCTGGTCCTCCAGGCCCTAAAGGGCCCCCCGGGCCACCTGGAGATCCGGGTAAACCGGGACCGCCCGGTCCACCAGGACCCGGACCTGGCGGCTACGGCTCATCCTTCTACAGTCCCAAAATTGCCTTCTATGCCGGCCTTCGGAAACAACACGAAGGCAGCGAAATACTGAAGTTTGATGACGTGGTGACCAATGTGGGGAACTACTATGAGCCCAGCACCGGCAAGTTCACGTGCCCTCTGCCTGGTATCTACTACTTCACCTACCACGTTCTGATGAGAGGAGGCGATGGGACCAGCATGTGGGCTGACCTGAAGAAGAACGGACAG GTGAGAGCCAGCGCCATCGCACAGGACGCCGACCAGAACTACGACTACGCCTCCAACAGCGTCATCCTGCACCTGGACGTGGGCGACGAGGTCTGCGTGCAGCTGGACGGGGGCAAAGTTCACGGGGGAAACACCAACAAATACAGCACCTTCTCCGGCTTCCTCATCTACCCCGACTGA